A stretch of Candidatus Bipolaricaulota bacterium DNA encodes these proteins:
- the asnS gene encoding asparagine--tRNA ligase, translated as MTQTFIKDFKEFIEKQVSIKGWVYNLRSSGAIMFLQIRDGSGFVQTVVSKKEVDDKVWIEAQKITTESSVELTGKVTEHPKQKGVFELQVSAVKIIQIAAEYPIGKKEHGPEFLLDNRHLWLRAPKQWAVLRVRNTIINATYEYLNKEGFIKIDSPILTPVSCEDTTTLFETDYFDLGKAYLSQSGQLYIEAAIFSVGRCFDFGPTFRAEKSKTRRHLTEFWMMDAEAAFVEHEENMKVQEGLICFIIEKVLERNQYELGVLERDVKLLEKIKAPFGKMTHAEAVKKLQSLGSDIKEDDDLGADDETLLTKDSAVPIFVEKWPAKIKAFYMKLDPENKDLVLGSDLIATEGAGEIIGGSQREDDYDLLLKRMKAQKMPIESFQWYLDLRKYGSVPHSGFGYGLERLVRWICGLQHIRETVPFPRMINRLTP; from the coding sequence ATGACTCAAACATTCATTAAAGACTTCAAAGAATTCATCGAAAAACAGGTTTCAATCAAAGGCTGGGTTTATAATCTGCGCTCATCGGGCGCGATTATGTTTTTGCAGATTCGAGACGGCTCGGGCTTTGTTCAGACCGTGGTGTCCAAAAAAGAAGTTGACGACAAGGTTTGGATAGAGGCGCAAAAGATTACCACGGAAAGTTCGGTTGAATTGACCGGCAAAGTGACCGAGCATCCCAAGCAAAAAGGGGTTTTCGAATTGCAAGTTTCAGCAGTTAAAATTATTCAAATCGCCGCCGAATACCCGATCGGAAAAAAAGAGCACGGCCCTGAATTTCTTTTGGACAACCGGCACCTGTGGCTGCGCGCTCCCAAACAATGGGCTGTTTTGCGCGTTCGAAACACCATTATCAACGCGACTTACGAATATTTGAATAAAGAAGGTTTTATAAAAATTGATTCGCCGATTTTAACGCCCGTGTCTTGCGAAGACACCACCACTTTATTTGAAACCGATTATTTTGATTTGGGCAAAGCTTATTTATCGCAATCAGGCCAGCTGTACATTGAAGCGGCCATATTTTCCGTGGGCAGATGCTTTGACTTCGGCCCGACATTTCGAGCGGAAAAATCAAAAACCAGAAGGCATTTGACCGAGTTTTGGATGATGGACGCTGAGGCCGCGTTTGTCGAGCATGAAGAGAATATGAAAGTGCAGGAAGGATTGATTTGCTTTATCATTGAAAAAGTTCTCGAGAGAAATCAATACGAACTTGGCGTTTTGGAAAGAGATGTTAAACTGCTGGAAAAAATAAAAGCGCCGTTCGGTAAAATGACTCACGCCGAGGCCGTTAAAAAATTGCAGTCGCTCGGCTCGGACATTAAAGAAGACGATGATTTGGGAGCCGATGACGAGACTTTGCTGACCAAAGACAGCGCCGTGCCCATATTCGTTGAAAAATGGCCGGCGAAAATTAAAGCGTTTTACATGAAGCTTGATCCGGAAAACAAAGACTTGGTTTTGGGCTCTGACCTGATCGCCACCGAAGGCGCGGGCGAGATTATCGGCGGCTCGCAAAGAGAAGACGATTATGATTTGCTTTTGAAGAGAATGAAAGCGCAAAAAATGCCCATTGAGTCATTTCAATGGTATCTTGATTTGCGAAAATACGGATCAGTGCCGCACAGCGGCTTTGGTTACGGCTTAGAGAGGTTGGTTCGCTGGATTTGCGGCTTGCAGCATATTCGCGAAACGGTTCCGTTCCCGAGGATGATTAATAGGTTGACTCCATAG
- a CDS encoding RluA family pseudouridine synthase, with product MKYKIDEQFHGWRLDKFLNKKLTESTRSQIKKRILAGLIEVNGKKATAHRFLKARDLVEIKKETASRPADVLKKPPKENQNAGILKKIKILDQKDDWLIIYKPANLLVHPTKTSAEKTLVDWLMKKHPSIAKVGEDPNRPGIVHRLDKETSGLMVIAKNQKMFEHLKSQFKKRLITKKYYALIYGRPDSLEDEMSFRVGRSAQSGAMAAHPFNSTLGKSALTEYEVIKTSPKYSLVDVSPKTGRTHQIRVHFLALNHPVVGDPLYKTKKYKPAKIVRMFLQAYYLSFEDLNGDKLEYKIALDGDLDDFFKKL from the coding sequence ATGAAATATAAGATAGACGAACAATTCCACGGTTGGCGCCTGGATAAATTCCTCAATAAAAAGCTGACTGAGTCGACCCGCAGCCAAATAAAGAAACGTATTTTGGCCGGTTTGATTGAGGTTAACGGAAAAAAGGCGACCGCTCACCGCTTTTTAAAGGCGAGAGACCTTGTCGAAATAAAAAAAGAAACGGCGTCCCGGCCGGCGGACGTATTGAAAAAACCGCCGAAAGAAAATCAGAACGCGGGGATTCTCAAAAAAATTAAAATTCTCGACCAAAAGGATGACTGGCTGATCATTTACAAACCGGCGAATCTTTTGGTTCATCCGACTAAAACGAGCGCTGAAAAAACATTGGTCGACTGGCTGATGAAAAAACATCCTTCCATCGCCAAAGTGGGAGAAGACCCGAATCGCCCCGGCATTGTTCATCGCCTAGACAAAGAAACTTCCGGCCTGATGGTCATCGCCAAGAATCAAAAAATGTTCGAGCATTTGAAATCGCAATTCAAAAAAAGGCTCATCACCAAAAAATACTACGCTCTCATTTACGGCCGACCGGATTCGCTCGAGGATGAAATGTCTTTTCGCGTGGGCAGAAGCGCGCAAAGCGGCGCCATGGCGGCTCATCCGTTTAATTCAACTCTCGGCAAAAGCGCTTTGACCGAATATGAAGTCATCAAAACCAGCCCGAAATACTCGCTGGTCGATGTCTCGCCGAAAACGGGCCGAACGCATCAAATCAGAGTGCATTTTCTGGCGCTAAACCACCCGGTGGTCGGCGATCCGCTGTACAAAACGAAAAAATACAAGCCGGCCAAAATAGTCCGCATGTTTTTGCAAGCCTATTATTTGTCGTTTGAGGATTTGAATGGAGATAAGTTGGAATATAAAATTGCTCTTGATGGGGATTTAGATGATTTTTTTAAAAAACTCTAA
- the aspS gene encoding aspartate--tRNA(Asn) ligase — MARTLNLEVVNKKGEEVIINGWVDVRRNMGKIVFLDMRDRTGILQVVLVPNELDDASKGILDNIRPQFVLEIQGVVNERKGKNANPLMESGSVEVLAKSIKVLAEAETLPYELGSEMKMDTYLDNAPLNYRDEKSRAVFKVQSALIQGFRELMIDEGFTEFQAPKLVAEATEGGANVFKIDYFGKAAYLGQSPQFYKQIMTGVFERVFTCGNVYRAEAHHTSRHVNEYTSLDFEMGFIKDHSDVMDMTRRALTAMMNKVAKTCDKEVQLLDAAIPEVPAAIPSMKLKEAEKILKDEFGENCEGEPDLEPHQEELICQYAKRKFDSDFLFITHYPVEKRPMYTMPDENDKGFTKSFDLLFRGCEIVTGGQRIHDYQMLVENIKKFKMDPKEFEFYLEAFKYGMPPEGGIGMGLERVTQKLLGLDNIKQATLFPRDDVRIDLPLSGK, encoded by the coding sequence ATGGCAAGAACGCTTAATTTGGAGGTTGTAAACAAAAAAGGGGAGGAAGTCATCATAAACGGTTGGGTCGATGTCAGGCGCAACATGGGTAAAATCGTATTTCTCGACATGCGCGACCGAACCGGAATTTTGCAGGTCGTTTTGGTGCCAAACGAATTGGATGACGCTTCAAAAGGCATTTTGGATAATATCAGGCCGCAGTTTGTTTTGGAAATCCAAGGCGTGGTCAATGAACGAAAAGGCAAGAACGCCAATCCGCTGATGGAAAGCGGGTCGGTTGAGGTTTTGGCCAAAAGCATCAAAGTTTTAGCTGAAGCGGAAACACTGCCGTATGAGCTCGGGTCTGAAATGAAAATGGATACGTATTTGGACAATGCGCCGCTCAATTATCGTGATGAAAAATCCAGAGCTGTTTTTAAAGTCCAATCCGCTTTGATTCAAGGATTCAGAGAATTGATGATTGATGAAGGTTTTACCGAATTTCAAGCGCCGAAACTGGTGGCCGAGGCGACCGAAGGCGGAGCCAATGTTTTCAAAATCGATTATTTCGGCAAAGCCGCGTATTTGGGCCAGAGTCCGCAATTTTACAAACAAATCATGACCGGCGTTTTTGAGCGCGTCTTCACCTGCGGCAATGTTTATCGAGCCGAAGCTCATCATACTTCAAGGCATGTCAATGAATACACGTCGCTTGATTTTGAAATGGGATTTATTAAAGATCACTCCGATGTCATGGATATGACGCGTCGCGCTTTAACCGCCATGATGAACAAGGTGGCGAAAACGTGCGACAAGGAAGTTCAATTGCTGGACGCGGCCATTCCCGAGGTGCCGGCGGCCATCCCTTCAATGAAATTAAAAGAAGCCGAGAAAATCTTGAAAGATGAATTCGGCGAAAATTGCGAAGGCGAACCGGATCTCGAACCTCACCAGGAAGAATTGATCTGCCAATACGCCAAACGCAAATTCGATTCGGATTTTCTTTTCATCACTCATTATCCGGTGGAAAAAAGGCCGATGTACACCATGCCAGACGAAAACGATAAGGGTTTCACCAAAAGTTTTGACCTGCTTTTTCGCGGCTGCGAAATCGTCACCGGCGGCCAGCGCATTCACGATTATCAAATGCTGGTTGAAAATATTAAAAAATTCAAAATGGATCCCAAGGAGTTCGAGTTTTATCTGGAGGCTTTCAAATACGGCATGCCGCCCGAAGGCGGGATTGGCATGGGGCTGGAGCGGGTGACTCAAAAATTGCTCGGCTTGGATAATATCAAGCAGGCGACGCTTTTCCCGAGAGATGATGTGAGGATTGACCTGCCTTTGAGTGGAAAATAA
- a CDS encoding PEP-utilizing enzyme: MNDVFEQIKRRKWFLGIRREESLFFYSAKFMDREKFTLKNYKNNFVESIIFPQKDNEVIRAFNLDQSKLFHQESKKKVLRNPELLRKYIDHDDKLWKKISKLSERLEKFIEKRDLKKAKKCFQDILEKYGEHGAYFLFIFSMGMMLEENKKEIENAGQVLEAHNKWRNEIAFKEEKMGENLFDFFEFLKKEKKSDAKEKDLMTFLTAQEIVNLADGALDGQEAAEKTEHRKQSGYVYLYLRDKRYQDTVLDDPILIGQIKEYFGKLSAPKEAGIKGQVAFNSGENIKGEVVVVKDKRELEKADLAGKILVTIQTTPHFIPYLKNVKAIITDEGGITCHAAIVSREMKKPCVIGTKIATQVLKTGDEVEVDATHGKVTIIKKS; the protein is encoded by the coding sequence ATGAATGATGTTTTCGAGCAAATTAAGCGGCGGAAATGGTTTCTTGGCATTCGTCGGGAAGAATCACTGTTTTTTTATTCGGCCAAGTTTATGGACAGAGAGAAATTCACTTTAAAAAATTATAAAAATAATTTTGTCGAATCAATAATTTTTCCTCAAAAGGATAATGAGGTAATCCGCGCTTTTAATTTGGATCAATCAAAACTCTTTCATCAAGAATCAAAGAAAAAGGTTTTGCGAAATCCGGAGCTTTTGCGAAAATATATTGACCACGATGATAAACTTTGGAAAAAAATTTCCAAGCTTTCCGAAAGATTGGAAAAGTTTATCGAAAAGCGAGATTTAAAAAAGGCAAAAAAATGTTTTCAGGACATTCTTGAAAAATACGGCGAACATGGCGCTTATTTTTTATTTATTTTTTCAATGGGCATGATGCTCGAGGAAAATAAAAAAGAAATTGAAAACGCTGGACAAGTTTTGGAGGCCCATAACAAATGGAGAAATGAGATTGCATTTAAAGAGGAAAAAATGGGTGAAAACTTGTTTGATTTTTTTGAATTTTTGAAAAAGGAGAAAAAATCAGATGCAAAAGAAAAAGATTTGATGACTTTTTTAACTGCCCAAGAGATTGTGAATTTGGCTGATGGCGCGCTTGACGGGCAAGAAGCGGCGGAAAAAACCGAGCATCGAAAGCAAAGCGGCTATGTTTATTTGTATTTAAGAGACAAACGCTATCAAGACACTGTATTGGATGATCCGATTTTGATCGGGCAGATAAAAGAATATTTTGGAAAATTATCAGCGCCTAAAGAGGCGGGCATTAAGGGGCAGGTCGCTTTCAATTCCGGAGAAAATATCAAGGGAGAGGTTGTTGTTGTAAAAGATAAACGTGAATTGGAAAAAGCGGATTTGGCGGGGAAAATTTTGGTTACGATTCAAACCACGCCGCATTTTATTCCTTATTTGAAAAATGTCAAAGCGATTATTACCGATGAAGGCGGCATTACTTGCCACGCGGCGATTGTATCCCGAGAAATGAAAAAGCCCTGCGTCATCGGCACGAAAATCGCCACGCAGGTTTTGAAGACGGGCGACGAGGTGGAGGTGGACGCCACGCACGGCAAAGTGACCATAATTAAAAAATCATAA
- a CDS encoding HD domain-containing protein: MKFFENIFKKQERIEDKLRQRILDEPSVKRTIDDLITNPELPELKIYMVGGIVRDSFLDRPSKDYDFVLGKITQAQLEKALTKEKGSLDLTGKNFGVNKFMPADSTLTEAMDFAFPRTEMSTGGGGKRDFEVQYDPNLPIETDLSRRDLTINAMAFDAREGKLIDPFGGRKDLENKIIRAVGDPNERFKEDYSRILRAIRVACQLDFRIEPKTWQAIVENAKHLNDTRTNNEGQTERVVPEDTIRKEMLKALETNPSLAFELFDKAGVFEQIIPEIDKLKGCEQPPEHHYEGDVIEHTKLMIEKINSPEFKAQFPEAKIDGSFIMAVLLHDVGKPATKKEIEKDGKKKIVFYGHENVGAKMSETILRKLRFSRKQVERVKFLIENHMIATAGDPATLKATTIEKYFMGSRGQRLMMLHYLDALGSLRPDGSPSTDKFKALIKRMEKIKATLAARIDTPVELLNGGEIMELFEGKKGGPWISEIKKRLREEQLSDKISSKEEAAAFIQAHRKDFLDL; this comes from the coding sequence ATGAAATTCTTCGAAAATATTTTTAAAAAACAAGAACGAATCGAAGACAAACTCCGTCAAAGAATTTTGGACGAGCCGTCCGTAAAAAGAACTATCGATGACCTCATTACCAATCCCGAACTTCCCGAATTAAAAATTTACATGGTCGGAGGCATTGTCAGAGACTCGTTTTTGGACAGACCGTCCAAAGACTATGATTTTGTTTTGGGTAAAATCACGCAAGCGCAATTGGAAAAAGCTCTGACCAAAGAAAAAGGCAGCCTAGATCTGACCGGAAAAAACTTCGGCGTCAACAAATTCATGCCCGCGGACTCGACCTTGACCGAAGCCATGGACTTTGCTTTTCCGCGCACTGAAATGTCCACCGGCGGCGGCGGCAAAAGAGATTTTGAAGTCCAATATGATCCGAACTTGCCGATTGAAACCGATTTGAGCCGCAGAGACCTGACCATCAATGCCATGGCTTTTGACGCGCGCGAAGGAAAATTAATTGATCCTTTCGGCGGCCGAAAAGATTTGGAAAATAAAATCATTCGCGCGGTCGGCGACCCCAACGAGAGATTCAAAGAAGATTATTCCAGAATTTTGCGCGCCATTCGCGTTGCCTGCCAGCTTGATTTTCGAATAGAACCGAAAACCTGGCAAGCCATCGTGGAAAACGCCAAACATTTAAATGACACCAGAACAAACAATGAGGGGCAAACCGAAAGAGTCGTGCCCGAAGACACTATCAGAAAAGAAATGCTCAAAGCCCTTGAAACCAATCCTTCTCTCGCTTTTGAACTTTTCGACAAAGCCGGCGTCTTTGAACAAATAATCCCAGAAATAGACAAACTCAAAGGCTGCGAACAGCCGCCGGAACATCACTACGAAGGCGATGTCATCGAGCACACTAAATTAATGATTGAAAAAATAAATTCTCCGGAATTCAAAGCGCAATTTCCGGAAGCCAAAATCGACGGGTCGTTCATCATGGCAGTTTTATTGCATGATGTGGGCAAACCAGCGACCAAAAAAGAAATAGAAAAAGATGGCAAGAAAAAAATCGTTTTTTACGGCCATGAGAATGTCGGCGCCAAAATGTCGGAAACCATTTTACGCAAATTAAGATTTTCCAGAAAACAAGTCGAGCGCGTCAAATTTCTGATTGAAAATCACATGATCGCCACCGCTGGCGACCCGGCAACGCTTAAAGCAACAACGATTGAAAAATATTTCATGGGTTCCCGAGGCCAACGCCTAATGATGCTTCATTATTTGGACGCGCTCGGCTCGCTCCGCCCCGACGGCTCGCCTTCCACGGATAAATTCAAAGCGCTGATAAAAAGAATGGAGAAAATCAAAGCGACTCTGGCGGCCAGAATCGACACTCCGGTCGAATTATTGAATGGCGGCGAAATCATGGAACTTTTTGAAGGCAAAAAAGGAGGGCCTTGGATCAGCGAGATTAAAAAGCGTTTGCGCGAAGAGCAACTCAGCGACAAAATATCCTCAAAAGAAGAAGCCGCGGCCTTTATTCAAGCTCATAGAAAAGATTTTTTGGATTTATGA
- a CDS encoding PEP/pyruvate-binding domain-containing protein produces the protein MFTKTFKQISYKNVDIAGGKGASLGEMFQAGIPIPPGFVVLAPAFDKFLKETDLDVEVEKELDKINFENVKSVDQASKVIRLLIDKARFPEDIAKEVQDQHKKLGAEYVAVRSSATAEDSSIASWAGELESYLNVKEDNLLKSVKKCWSSLFTPRAIFYRFEKGLIKSKVSVAVVIQEMVNSEIAGITFTVHPVTKDPNQIIIEAGFGLGEAIVSGSITPDSYVIEKDTWNIIDINVAEQAKQLIRVPAGGNVWKDLPADKKEKQKLTGEQIIELAKLCFDIEKHYKFPCDIEWAFEGGKFYITQSRPITTL, from the coding sequence ATGTTTACCAAAACTTTTAAACAAATATCTTACAAAAACGTCGACATCGCCGGCGGCAAGGGCGCGTCGCTGGGTGAAATGTTTCAGGCAGGCATTCCGATCCCGCCGGGATTTGTGGTTTTGGCGCCCGCTTTTGACAAGTTTTTGAAAGAAACAGATTTGGATGTTGAAGTGGAAAAAGAGCTGGATAAAATTAATTTTGAAAACGTGAAATCGGTTGATCAGGCGTCGAAAGTGATTAGGCTTTTGATTGACAAAGCGCGATTCCCTGAAGACATTGCCAAGGAAGTTCAAGATCAGCACAAAAAGCTGGGCGCGGAATATGTGGCCGTGCGAAGTTCCGCGACCGCGGAGGATTCTTCAATCGCGTCCTGGGCCGGAGAGCTAGAGAGCTATTTAAATGTTAAAGAAGATAATTTATTAAAGTCAGTCAAAAAATGCTGGTCGTCTTTATTTACGCCCAGAGCGATTTTTTATCGTTTTGAAAAAGGGTTGATTAAAAGTAAAGTTTCGGTGGCCGTTGTCATTCAAGAAATGGTTAACAGCGAAATCGCGGGCATCACCTTTACGGTGCATCCGGTCACCAAAGACCCGAACCAAATTATCATTGAAGCGGGCTTTGGTTTGGGTGAGGCGATCGTCTCCGGCAGTATCACGCCTGACAGTTATGTGATAGAAAAAGACACTTGGAATATCATCGACATCAATGTCGCCGAGCAAGCGAAGCAATTGATCAGGGTGCCGGCCGGCGGCAATGTCTGGAAAGATTTGCCGGCTGATAAAAAGGAAAAACAAAAATTAACCGGCGAGCAAATCATTGAATTGGCGAAATTGTGTTTTGATATTGAAAAGCATTATAAATTTCCCTGCGACATTGAATGGGCGTTTGAGGGAGGTAAGTTTTATATCACGCAATCGAGGCCGATAACGACGTTATGA
- a CDS encoding helix-turn-helix domain-containing protein, whose product MEIKAEQIKLISELKKAGLKQKEAEIYAALLELGGAYPSKIAEYTKLNRSTAYKILEELAIKGLVSELRKGKKLYYQIEKPEKLVRFADSQIRLAENRLENAKKILPEIEGLFTLTPHKPKVMFYEGLDGVLKVYADHVEVKETYEMLAYSNAAEYLKFIPKKDQEAYTKKKEKLKIKTRGIVPDTVIDKSYNKVAYAKIEKSIWPKIRYIPAKMFPYHGEVTIYGKDKVSLINFRKGAYVGVIIEDQDIHDMMAMIFELAWAGAKEFEKEKKV is encoded by the coding sequence ATGGAAATTAAAGCGGAACAAATCAAACTGATCAGCGAATTGAAAAAGGCGGGATTAAAGCAAAAAGAAGCGGAGATTTATGCCGCTCTTTTGGAATTGGGCGGCGCTTATCCGTCCAAAATCGCGGAATACACGAAATTGAACAGAAGCACGGCTTATAAAATTTTGGAGGAATTGGCCATTAAAGGCCTGGTTTCTGAATTGCGAAAAGGAAAAAAACTTTACTATCAGATTGAAAAACCCGAAAAATTGGTTAGGTTCGCCGACAGTCAGATCAGGCTCGCGGAAAATCGTTTGGAAAATGCCAAAAAGATATTGCCGGAAATAGAAGGATTGTTTACCTTGACTCCTCATAAACCAAAGGTAATGTTTTATGAAGGGCTTGACGGCGTGCTCAAGGTTTACGCCGATCATGTTGAAGTGAAAGAAACTTATGAGATGTTGGCTTATTCAAACGCCGCCGAGTATTTGAAATTCATTCCCAAAAAAGACCAGGAAGCATATACGAAGAAAAAGGAGAAATTGAAAATTAAAACAAGAGGCATTGTGCCGGATACGGTGATTGATAAAAGTTACAATAAAGTCGCTTACGCTAAAATCGAAAAAAGCATTTGGCCAAAGATCCGCTATATTCCGGCAAAGATGTTTCCTTATCATGGCGAAGTTACAATTTACGGCAAAGATAAGGTCTCTTTGATAAATTTCAGAAAAGGAGCGTATGTCGGCGTTATTATAGAAGATCAAGACATTCACGACATGATGGCCATGATTTTTGAGCTGGCTTGGGCCGGTGCCAAGGAATTCGAGAAAGAGAAAAAAGTTTGA
- a CDS encoding YwbE family protein has translation MPIENRDDIKPGMEVMIVLKKDQPTGDLTRGVVKEILTNSAFHPRGIKVRLEDGQVGRAQEIVK, from the coding sequence ATGCCAATAGAAAACAGAGACGACATCAAGCCGGGTATGGAGGTGATGATTGTTTTGAAAAAAGATCAGCCCACCGGCGACTTGACTCGAGGAGTCGTTAAAGAAATTTTGACCAATTCCGCTTTTCACCCGCGCGGCATAAAAGTCAGACTTGAAGACGGGCAGGTGGGAAGAGCGCAGGAAATCGTGAAATAA